The Clostridium sp. DL-VIII DNA window CACTAGCTATAATAAAAATTAGAGAGGAAAGTGGGACAATTGAACAGGGGTTTAAGGAATTATCACAAGATTTAGAATATAAATTATCAGAGCAGATAAAAAAATATTTGAAGTGTATAAATCCTGCTTTTATGTTGATAATGGCAGGATTTATAGTTGTGTTCTTATTGGTATTTGTGTTGCCACTATTTAATAATCTGCAAAATGGAATTAGATGATGAAAAGGCGTGGATTTACATTAATAGAGACAATGGCAAGTATATTTATATTGACTCTTTTATTTAGTGTAGGAAGTTCTTTGAGTGGATTAAACAATAAAATATCCTATAGTATGAAGGGAATAGGATATAGTTATGAGATACAAGATTTACTTTCATATGCTAAAGCTGTATGCAGAGAAAAAAATAGATATGGGAAGATTACTATAACGGGGAGCAAAAATGAAGTACGATTTATAGAGGGCTGGGATAGTATAGAAAAGATTATTAAGCTGCCAAGTGGAATGAGGATAATCAGTAATGATATTAGTTTAATGCTAACACCTACTGGAAAAATAACAAGAGGATATACAATAAAAATACTTGATGGATTAGGAGAAAGACATGATATAACAATTAATGTAGGAGTAGACTGAAGCGTGAGGATAGTGGAGATTATTATATGAAAAAACAAGGGAGTATCTTAATTGAAGTAATAGCAGCTGCTATGATTCTGATGCTGACTACAACATTTATGGTGAGTACGATTATACAAAGCAGAAATATGTTGAAAGAAAGAATTTTGCAGGAAGAAGTAAGTCGGACTATATGTAATCTGATCAGCGAGTTTAAATATAACTTAACTAAAGAAGAAATAGAAGACATGCTAAGTAGAGAAGATGATAAGATAGGGCTGAAATATAGCGAAGATTTATCGAGACAATTAGTTGATACAGATGTTAAGGATCTTGAATGCGGAGATGATATTAAAATAAGCAGATTAAGTGAAAATAACATGGGAGTGAAACTAAAAATTGAAGCAAAAATTAATTCTGATGGAGAAGAAGTTGTTTTAGAAAAAGAGTTTACTAAAAGCTGGTGGATGGATGAGGTATAAGAAAAAGAAAGGATTCACAATTATAGAATCGTTAGTATATATTTTTTTGACAACAATAATTTTATCAGAAGGAATAAATTTATATATTTCAATTTATAAATCATACATAGATGATGTTAATTTATCTATTAAATATGACAACTGTCAGGATTTTTTTATAAATTTAGATAACATAATATCCAGAGGACGCTTTGAAAAGATAATGGTAGATAATAATAGTCTTACGTTATTGAAAAATAGTGATGTAGAGGATTCAGATAAAATAATTAAGTCATATAATGGCGCGATTGTTGTGAAATACGTAGATGGGAATGTTACAAAAACTATAAATACAATAATTAAAGATATAGATAATCTTGAAGTGAGAAAGAAAGGAAAGTTAATTTATCTAATAGTGCGTGATAAAGAAGGAAAGGAATTTATAAAGTGTATCTGAAGAAAAGAGGAACAGTTTTAATAAGTACGATAATAATCCTAGCTTTGATGACTACTCTCGGGTGTCTTATATTTGAAATGATGAGAAATAATAATGAATTACGTAGTGTTTATGAGTTTGATAAAGATATATATGATTTGGATAAAGATGAAGAAGAGGTTCTTTATAAAGGCATGCAAGAACTAAATGATAAATATAAAGAAAATCAATTAAATGAGGCGGAAAGCATGTTTTTAAATGATTTTGATATAGAAATAGATGATGACAGCAGTCTCAATTATAAAGCTCAAGACGATAAAATTTTTTTGAATACTAAAAATAGAAATGACAGAATTAGAAAGCGGGAGATTTTATATATCTTTAAAAAAGATGAGATAATTTTAATCCCAACATATAAATTTATGAATGAGGATGAATAAAAATTTATAAAAAAGGGAATAATAATTATAAGTTTGAATTTAGGAGAAAATATGAAAAAATCTATAATACTAATTAATAAAAGTTCTTTTGTCTTTAATAATCAAGAATATAATTTCGATAGAATAAATGAAGTAGTTGATTTATTTAAACCTAGGTTAAAAATAGTCATATTAGAAGAAAATCTTTATGTGAAGCAATTCCATGATAAGGTTAAAAAGCACAAGATGTACGAATTAGTAAATAATAAAATTAATAATAATTTTCCTCAAACAGGAGATTTATTATACGATTTTGAAAAGAAGAATAACATTATTGTTATATATTCTATAAAGGGTGCTAAAAGAATAGAGAAGTTATCAATAGCTTCGAGCTTTTTGGAGATTAAGCCAATCCAATTTATAATAAAAGAAGTAATGCAAAAAATCTTAAAACGGAATAATTTTAATGCAGATGTAGTAGTTAAGCTTAATGAATTTTATTACTTTACTTGCTTTAAAAAAGGATTATTTAATTATGGTTTTGTTAATGATAATGAGGAGTTAATTTTAAATGAAATTAATGATTCTGAGGAAATATACATAGACAATAATGTTTTTGATATATTTTCTTCTAAGAACAAGATTAAGATAATAAAATTAAACATAGGAGATTTAATTAATGAAAAAATATATGAAAAACAAAAATTTTATTCCGGAAAAATTTTATTATAAAATGGAATTAAAAGAGCGGAAAAATGAAAGAAGAGTTATAATTTTATTTTTACTTATAAATTTATCTTTGTTTTCAACAACTTTTAAGGATATTAGAAAAAATTATCATAAGCAGCCTATAACGCATAGTACTACAGAACAAAATAATATTAATTATAATAATGTTAATATATGGATAAGAAACGTATTTAAAGATGATATTGAAGAAGCATATGTTAACAATAATAATGGAGAAATTATAGTAGAAAGTGTTGATAAAATTAATTATTTAAATTTAGATAATTCAATAAATATAAATGATGTGAGTTTGGATAATGATAACAGGTATAAGCTAGGAGTAAGCTTAAATGAATAAATTATGTAAATATTGTATAATAATATTATTGATTATGTTAGTTTTTGTGCAAATATTTTGTATAAATGCTATAGAAAGAGAGAACAATATTAATGCATTCAATGCACAGAATTATAAATATAAAAATAAAACTATAACTGAGATTACAAATGATTTAAGTTACATAAATGATAAAACAATTGTATCTGCGACATATACTGGTGGAAAGTGGCATGTAAAAGTACGAATAAATGGTGATAAAGATCAGCTGATAAGTGAATTATCTAAACTAAAAGATTATGATATAAGTAATTTTATAGTGAATAAAAATGAAAAAGAAAAATATGTAGAGTTGGAATTAAGTGCTAAAGAAAGTGTTTAAATAATGATAAAATTATAAATTTTTACTATAAAATAATTAGAAAGATTGCAATTGTTATCGTCTTTTGATAAAATATGAGTGTTATGTCAACGGTTAAGTGTATTAAGCTTAATGTTTGAGGATATAGTTATAGTGTAATTAGTTTTATAAATTTGGAGGGATCTTTAATGATAACAGCAGGAGATATAAGAAAAGGTGTAACTTTTGAATTGGATGGACAAGTATTTACAGTAGTAGAGTTTTTACATGTTAAACCAGGAAAAGGAGCAGCATTCGTAAGAACTAAACTTAGAAATGTAATTTCAGGTGGAGTTACAGATACAACATTTAATCCAACTCAAAAATTACAAGATGTTGTAATTGAAAGAAAGGAAATGCAATATCTTTATTCAGATGGAGAATTGTATTACTTTATGGATCAAGAAACATATGAACAAATTCCTTTAAATTACGAAAAAGTTGCTGATGCAATAAGATTCTTAAAGGAAAATATGTTTGCAACAATTAAATTCTATAAGGGTGAAGCATTCTCAGTAGATGCACCAAACTTTGTTGAATTATTAATTACAGAATCTGAACCAGGTGTTAAAGGAAATACAGCTACTAATGCAATGAAACCAGCAACACTTGAAACAGGTGCAGTAGTAAATGTTCCTATGTTTGTTAATGAAGGAGATACTATAAGAGTAGACACAAGAACTGGCGAATATATGGAAAGAGTTTAGGCATACATAGGTTGCTAAGCATGAAGCTTGGCAACTTTATTTATATATGTATGATGTGTATGCCAAACATTTAACTGCAAATATAGAGAAGGAAGTGAAAAGATATGGAAGAGCTTAGCAAAGAGGTTGAAAACTTAAAAAAGAGTTTATCTAGAATAGAAAACAAAGAATATCAAGAATATTTTAGTAATATATCGTCTATTTTAGAATTAATGACCGCAAAACTAGAAGAATTAACCATAAATCAAGAAGCCATTGAAGAGAATATAAGGTTTATGGATGATGATTTATCTGATATTCAAGATGAATTGTTTGAGGAATTATCGATAGATGAATTAAATGATATGGAAGATGAATATAAAGAAATAAATTGTGCTCATTGTCATAAACAAATTTTTATAGAACAATCTGCTCTAAGCAATAACGAAGAAATTCCATGTCCATATTGTAATAAAAACATCAAGGGATAAAACTATATATTAGTGGTTGCTTTTAGTACATAATATATAATTAGTTTAATAATATAAATACAAAAAGGATTATCTTAACAAAAAAGTTAAGGTAGTCCTTTTGTATTTACAAAGAAATAGAGTGACAACTTAATATAAATTCTAAAATTATAATTTCTAAATAAACTATTCTTATCTAGACATAATTAAGTAATATTTTAGAATAACATTACATATTAATTAAATAAAAGAACAGTGGAGGAGGCAGTGAGAAGTTTGATAGGTGAAGAGGAAATCGTGGCAATTTTTCCGCTTAAAATAGGAGAATTACTTAGGGAGAGGCTTTTAAATGAACAAATTCATGAGTTTAGACTTAAGATTGGACAACCAATTTTAGTTTATTCAAAGTATGGAGAAAGTATCGTAAATTATTTTCCAACAAAAGAAGATATGAAAAGCATGATTCAGAGGATTTCTAGTTATTCATTATATGCATATGAAGAAGATATAAGGCAGGGCTTTATTACGATTAAAGGAGGACATCGAATAGGTATAGCAGGTGAGTGTGTTATGGAAAAGGGTGAAGTTAAAACTATACGGAATATTTCATCTATTAATGTGCGAATTTGCAGAGAAGTTATAGGATGTTCAGATAAGGTAATGAAATATATAGCTTCTTCCCATAGAATTTATAACACAATAGTGATATCACCTCCTAAATGTGGTAAAACAACAATTTTAAGAGATATCGCCAGGAATATATCGAATGGAGTATCTTCTTTAGGATTAAACGGAAGAAAAGTGGTAGTAATAGATGAAAGAAGTGAAATAGGAGCATGTCATTTTGGAGTTCCACAAAGTGATTTGGGAATAAGAACTGATGTATTAGATAATTGCTTAAAGAGAGAAGGCCTTATTATGGCAATTAGAAGCCTTTCTCCAGAAGTCTTGATTTGTGATGAAATAGGAACTAAAGGAGATATTGAAGCACTTATTATGGCTTTTAATTCTGGAGTTAATATAATTACTACAATTCATGGATTTACTATTGAGGATTTATACAAACGAAAAGTTTTAGGTGATTTACTTGATAATGAAATATTAGAGAGAGTGATAATATTAAGCAATAGAAATGGTGTTGGAACCATAGAAAAAGTGTATAGCCTAAAAGGAGGTGACAACATGTGCTTAAATTGAGCTTATCAATATGCATATTTATTTTAAGCACTTATATTGGCTTTGCATATGGAGAAACTTTCAGAAAAAGACAGAATCAACTTAAGGAAATATTAAAAGCATTAACCATTCTTGAAAATGATGTTATGTATGGAACGACCCCTTTACCAGAAGCACTAGAAAATCTTTCATATAAAGTATGCAGTCCACTAAGTAGTTTTACAGAAGCTATTGCAAACAGGCTAACAAAGGGCAATGTTGAAAGCGTTCATCAAGGTGCAGTGGAAGAATTCAAGGGTTTAGATAAAGAATTTTATTTAAATAAAGATGATAAAAAAATTATGGAGGATTTTTTTAAGTCTCTTGGGGAATCTGGGGTGTATGGTCAAGAAAAGATATTCTTTTTAGCTATTGAAGGTATAAGAATGAATTTAAATGATGCTGATGATAGCGCTAAAAAAAATATAAAGTTGTATAGATATCTTGGAATGTGCTTAGGGGCAATGATAATTATATTTATAATATAAAACATGATGATAATGAATTCTAATATGATATGACTGGGGGAAGATGAATGCATGATATAAGTATTCTATTTAAAATTGGCGGCGCGGGGATACTTTTAGTGGTCTTAGATAAGGTGTTAACTAGTAGCGGAAAAGCTGAAATAGCAGCTATTACTAACATAGCAGGAGTTGTAATAATTCTCCTTATGATAGTTTCACTTATTGGTGATTTATTCGGTACTGTTAAGACGATGTTTGTGATGTAGGTGATATTATGCTTATATTAAAAATTGTAGCATTAGCCTTTACAGCATTATTTATTCTAGTACTTATTAGAAGATCTGGCAGTGAAATTGGACCACTACTTTGTATAGGAGCGAGTGCGTTAATCCTTCTTATTATGATAGAACCGCTTAAAGAAATAGTTGACTTTATAAAGGAAATTGCTGATAAAGCAAACATTGATACAGTTTATATTGGAATTGTATTAAAGATTTTGGCAATAGCATATATAGCATCATTTTCAAGTGCACTTTGCAAAGATGCTAATGCCGATAGTCTTGCAACACAAATTGATTTTTCAGGCAAGATAATGATTTTATTACTTGCAATTCCAATACTTATGGCTGTGTTAAATTCTATATTGCAAATAATGTAGGTGTAGATTATGAAGATAATAAAAAGAGTTACACTTCTATTAATAATGAGTCTTGCAATAAATATTATTGTCTCAGTCTCATTTATTCCAGGTACTGAAGTTTTAAAAATAAATACGGTTTATGCAGCAGAAGAAAATGGTAATAAGGATACGAATGCTAAATCTAATTTCAATTCAAACTATGATAATAAGTCAGAAGAGAATAAACAAGTTACAGAAAACACAGATGATAATATAGGGCAATTGGACGGGAGTGCTAAGGAAGAAATTTATAAGCTATATGATTACATTAGCAAGATGAAAAGCGATGAAGAACTTATGGACAACTTAGATCCAGCAGAATATATAAAGACATATATAAAAGAAGGAAAGGGAAATCTTTCTCTTGATACACTTTTAAAGGCTGTTTTAAGCATAACTTTTAAAGAAGTTAAGAGCGTTTTAGCACTTATAATCTCAATAGTTACAATAGCAATAATATGTTCACTGCTTAAGAACCTGCAAGAAGCGTTTTCGAGTGAAAGTATATCACAGATTGCTTTTTACGCCTGTTACTCTCTAATTATAGTATTGTTGTCAAAAAGTTTTATTATTTCAATTTCAGTTGCAAAGGATGTAATAAGTGATGTCTCGAATTTTATGAATGCTTTGCTTCCAGTACTTATTACAATGATTTCACTTGCAGGAGGGATTAGCCAGGCTGCAACATTGGATCCTATCGTACTTGGTGCGGTGGTATTCATTCCAAAAATATATTCCAATGTCATAATTCCAATGATACTAATGGGCTTTGTTCTTGAATTTGCTAATAATATCTCGACAGAACACAAGATAACAAATCTATGCAAGTTATTTAAGCAAGTTATAGTATGGTTTCAGGGAATACTAGTTACAATTTTTATAGGATTATTAACAATTAGAGGAATAACATCAACTACAATTGATGCAGTTACATTAAAGACAGCAAAATTTGCAGTAGATAATTTTATTCCCATAGTGGGGAAAGCATTTTCAGATGCTATCGCTTCTGTTGCAGGATATTCACTCATCATAAAGAATGCAATAAGTTCAATAGGCTTAGTTGTTATTATTTTAATTCTATTGCATCCTCTTATTAAATTAATACTTATTACATTTATATATAAATTATCAGCAGCATTGATTGAGCCAATAAGTGATTCGAGGATAACAAAATCTATAGAAGCGGCAGGGAGTTCAATGGTATTAATAATTTCATGTGTTCTTACTGTAACTTTAGTTTTCTTTGTTCTCATTAGCATTATGGCGTCTTCTGGAAGATTTATAGTTGGAGGATAGGAATAGCTTATGTTTATAGAAACTTTAAAGAGCATTGTGATAAATCTTGTTACTGTTCTTATATTCATAAGTGCAGTAGAGCTTATGGCTCCCGATAACAAGATGAAAAAATATATTAAATTTGTATTAGGATTAATACTAATAACTGCGATCTTAAATCCGATTCTAAAGTTTGTATCAAATGGAGGAAGGGATGTTATAAGCAATATCAAAAATTATGAAGAAGTCTTTTCAAGGGAAGAAAATGAAATCAATTCTGATAATGCAGACACATTTACAAAAGATGATAATGAAAATAGCAGGAAAAAAGCTTTTGTAAATAACTTTAATAAAAATTGTGATAATCTACTCAGAAATAAATTTAAAAATGAGGACTTTAAAAGTGAAGTTGACTGTGATATAGATTTTTCTAATATAACTTTTAATGTAAAAAAACTAAAGATAGGTGTAGCTGATAACAAGGTAAACAAGGTGAAAAAAATTGTGATAAGCGATAACAGTAATGAAAATGCAAAAGATGAAAATGAAAAATATACAGAAATAGTAAATTATATATCTGATGAATTAGATATTTCAAAAGATAAGATAGAGGTATATCCAATGAAAAAGGATTCAAATTAGTTGATTCAAAGATTAAATGCTTATATACACACTGTTTGTGATTAAGAAGAATAGGAGGTAAAACATGGATAAAAATAACTTGAAAAAAGAAATTGATAAAATATTGGGACAAAAAAATTTTAGAAATTTAATAATAATATGCTTAGTTTTGGTTTTTATTTTGATAGCTATGAATGTATTAACATCTAGTAATAAGAACTTAATTAATAATAATAAATCAGAGGCTATAACAACTGCAGATAGTGGAGATAAAACTAAGTTAAGTGGTGAAGAAGAAGTAAATTATGAAGAAAAACAGAAGATAGACTTAAAGAATATATTAAAAAAGATGGATGGAGTTGGTGACGTTGAGGTAATGATGACATTTGAAAATGGAGAAGAGAAAGTTCCGGCATATGATAAAAATGTTCAAAAATCAACTACAGAGGAAACTGATACAGAAGGTGGGAAGAGAGTAAATAATCAAGATACAGATTCATCAAAAATTGTTATGTCAACATCAGATGGAAATAATGAGCCATTCATATTAAAAACATATAAACCTAAAATTGTTGGAGTTATAGTACTTGCTGAAGGAGCTGAAAATAGCAAGATAAAATATGAAATAGAGCAAGCAGTATCTAAACTATATAACTTAAGTTTAGATAAGGTTAATGTATATAGCATGAAGAAGTAGCATATAATTTTATAGAAAAAGAATGGGAGGAAGTTTATTATGACAAAGAAACAATGTGGGATTATTTTTACATTATTAGCATTAATACTATGTGTAGGGATGCTAGCTGCAAAACTTAATAATGGAGGATTAAATGATCCAACAGATTTAAGTCAAGTTTTATCTGCTGATAAATCAACTAGTGAACAGGATGCAGAGGCATTAAATCAACAAAATAATTTTTATGATGCTAAAAGCCAAAGAGATCAACAGGATTCAGCTACGATTCAAACATTAAATTCCATAATTTCAGATGCTAATACATCAAAAGAGCAAAAGGATGAAGCTACAAAAGAATTAACTCAAAAGACAATGACAAAAGACAACGAAGGAAGAATAGAGCTTAGTATTAAAAATAAGGGATATGAAGATGCTTTATGCAGATTAGATTCGAATAAAGCCACAGTAATCGTTAAATCAGCAACAGAGTTACAAGAAAATGAAACTGTAGCTATACAGGAAATTGTTCAAGATATATCAAAAATAAAAGATGTAATAATACAAGTTCAAAAATAGCAAAAAAACCATAATGTATTTGTAATGTTAAATTATATTTGATATAATAAACACAAGATTATCATGTTTTGTTATTACAAAACCTAGGAGGTTACGCAACATGGAAGATTTAGTTAGGGAAGAGAACATTGGAGTAGTTAAAATTTCTGATGAAGTGGTGAGTGTCATAGCTGGTATCGCGGCACAGGAAGTTGATGGAATATTAGATGGTCAAATGAGTGTTACAAATAACTTAACAAACATATTTAAAGGTAAAAAAAATACTGCCAGAGCAAGTAAAGTAACATTGGAAGAGGACAGAGCAATTATTGATATGAATGTATCAGTTGAGTATGGAAGAAAAATTATGGATGTTGTATCTCAGGTTCAAGATAATGTGAAAAAAACTGTTGAGGCAATGACTGGACTATATGTAGAGGCAGTTAACATTTGTGTTCAGAATATTTACTTACCTAAAAAGGAAGAAAGTGAATCTAACTAGTTTGATTTTCGCCCTCTGAAGCTTTCAGAGGGTGTTTCTATGTGAGGCGCATTCAAAATTAGCGGCCTATTTTTTACTTGAGGAAGCTCAATTGGCATATTTATACTTATTAAGTTACTGTTTGTCAGCAGACTGTCTTAATAGGATATTATTATGAAGATAATTTATCTTCTTGCATGCTGAAAAATAATCATGATATATTTGAATGTTAATCTCTTTAATGTGTTAAATAGGTTTAAAAGAAATTAAAAATGTGTATAATTATAAACGTACATAGTAACTATGATACGTGTTTTAGGAGGAATATATGAATAGAAAGTTATCAAGGGAAAAAACTATGGAGTTATTATTTGGAATGACTTTGAGTAAAGATACAATAGAAGAGGTAATAGAAGGATTTGTAGAAAATTACGAAGAAAATATAAAAGAAATCGATTTGACTTATGTAAAACAAGCATTAATTGGTATTGAAAATAACAAAGAAGAAATTGATAAAGTAATTGAGGCTAATTTACATAATTGGAAGATAGATAGAATATCTAAAGTAAATTTAAGTATATTAAGACTTGCAACATATGAAGTATTGTACGATAAGGAAGTTCCAAGAAATGTTGCAATTAATGAAGCTTTAGAAATTGCTAGAAGATATTCAGATGAAAAAAGTGTAGCATTTATAAATGGAGTATTAGACAAGATTAAGGAAAGCTAGTTATATATATTACAGAATTACATAATGTATACATTACCATAGATTAAAGTATGATATATATTTTTGTAAAAAGGAAAAATAATAATATATATAGCAAATAAATAAAAGTAATAGGTGGTAAGAGATAAGTTGAAGTTACAAATTGAGAGTAAAAAGTCATAAGTTGAGGATGAAATTCCTAAAGGAATTTCTAAAAAATATTTTTATTTAAGAAAAGCCAGCGGCTTTTCTTCCTTAACTCTTAACTGATAACTTTTAACTCATAACTAAATAAAGTAGGTAGGTGTTATAATGGGGCAAATTATAAGTGGTAAAGAAGTAGCATTAAAAATAAAAGAGGAAATTAAATATTTTGTTAATAACAGAAAAGAAAGAAATTTAAAAATACCTAAAATTGCATCTATATTAGTGGGAAATGATGGCGGATCAATTTATTACATGGGAAGCCAGGAAAAGGTAGCTACATCTTTAGGAGTGGAGTTTTTAAAGGTAATATTGCCTGAAAGTTGCAGTGATGAGGATGTAATAGCAGATATACATAAATTAAATGATGATAATGATATTCAAGGTATTATTTTACAATTACCTCTTCCTAAGAAATTTAATGAAAAGAAAATCATTAAAGAAATATCTCCAAGTAAAGATATTGACTGTCTTACTTTTGAAAGCCAAGGAAAGTTATATATGGGAGAACCAAGATTTTTGCCTTGTACACCTAATTCTGTAGTTACATTGATTAAAAGTTTAAATATCGATATTACAGGTAAAAATGTAGTGGTTCTAGGTAGAAGCAATATAGTTGGAAAGCCAGTAGCACAGCTATTATTAAATGAAAATGCTACAGTGACAATATGCCATTCAAAGACTAAAAATTTGAAAGAAGTTTGTAAAGTGGCAGATATATTAGTAGTTGCAATTGGAAGACCAAAATTTATTGATGAAACTTATGTTAATGAAAATTCTATTGTAATAGATGTTGGAACTTCATCCTTTGAAGGAAAGATAACTGGTGATGTCGATTTTGATAAGGTTATAAATAAATGCAAGTTTTTAACACCTGTTCCAGGAGGAGTTGGAGCGCTTACAACTACTCTTTTAATAGAAAATGCATGTGAGGCTTTAAGAGAAGATGAACATTAAAACATTAACAGTCTCTGAGGTCACCAATTATATTAAAAGAATGCTGGACAATGATTTTATTTTAAGTAATCTCTCTGTAAAAGGGGAGATTTCTAATTTGAAATATCACAGCAGCGGACATATTTATTTTACTCTTAAAGATGGTAATGGCAGAATAAATTGCGTTATGTTTAAAAGTAATGCAATTTTGTTGGATTTTGCATTAGAAGAAGGAATGCAGGTTGTAATTAAAGGCAGGGCATCAATATATCCAGCAACAGGAAGCTTTCAGCTTTATTGTGATGAAATACAAAAAGAAGGCCTTGGAGATTTATTTATTAAATTTGAGAAGCTTAAAGAAAAATTATCTAAGGAAGGCTATTTTGATGAAGCTCATAAAAAATCATTGCCTAAATATCCACAGAGAATAGGGATAGTTACATCACCTACAGGAGCAGCAATTAGAGATATTATAAATGTATCAACTAGGAGAAGCAGTTTAGTCGATCTTGTATTATATCCAGCTAAAGTCCAGGGAATAGATGCATATAAGGAAATAATTAGTGGTATCAATTATTTTAATAAAAAGAGATCCGTAGATATAATAATAGTAGGCCGTGGAGGAGGTTCCATTGAAGAATTATGGAATTTTAATGAAGAAGAATTAGCTAAAACTATTTTTGCTTCAAAAATACCCATAATTTCAGCCGTGGGACATGAAATAGATTTTACAATATGTGATTTCGTATCAGATGTTAGAGCGGCAACACCATCTCAAGGCGCTGAAATAGCAGTTCCGTTAAGCAATACTATAAAAGAAAAGCTTTTTGAGATATCTAAAGATTTAGATAAGATAATGGATGATAAAATGAGCGAATGCAAAAATAATTTAATTTCTGCAGAAAGAATTTTAAAGCTTCACTCTCCAATAACTAAAATATCTAATTCATATTTAGAAATAGATAAATTACAAGATAGATTAAATTTCATCATAAAGGCAAAGATTAGGGATGAGAAGAATAAAATAAAAAGTCTAAATAATCTTCTTTTTGCACATAACCCTATTAATGTAATATCAAAAGGATATGCTATAATAGAAGATGATGAAAAAAATCTAATAACATCAAAAGAACAATTAAAGGAAAT harbors:
- the spoIIIAE gene encoding stage III sporulation protein AE, whose amino-acid sequence is MKIIKRVTLLLIMSLAINIIVSVSFIPGTEVLKINTVYAAEENGNKDTNAKSNFNSNYDNKSEENKQVTENTDDNIGQLDGSAKEEIYKLYDYISKMKSDEELMDNLDPAEYIKTYIKEGKGNLSLDTLLKAVLSITFKEVKSVLALIISIVTIAIICSLLKNLQEAFSSESISQIAFYACYSLIIVLLSKSFIISISVAKDVISDVSNFMNALLPVLITMISLAGGISQAATLDPIVLGAVVFIPKIYSNVIIPMILMGFVLEFANNISTEHKITNLCKLFKQVIVWFQGILVTIFIGLLTIRGITSTTIDAVTLKTAKFAVDNFIPIVGKAFSDAIASVAGYSLIIKNAISSIGLVVIILILLHPLIKLILITFIYKLSAALIEPISDSRITKSIEAAGSSMVLIISCVLTVTLVFFVLISIMASSGRFIVGG
- a CDS encoding prepilin-type N-terminal cleavage/methylation domain-containing protein — its product is MMKRRGFTLIETMASIFILTLLFSVGSSLSGLNNKISYSMKGIGYSYEIQDLLSYAKAVCREKNRYGKITITGSKNEVRFIEGWDSIEKIIKLPSGMRIISNDISLMLTPTGKITRGYTIKILDGLGERHDITINVGVD
- the spoIIIAB gene encoding stage III sporulation protein SpoIIIAB, which codes for MLKLSLSICIFILSTYIGFAYGETFRKRQNQLKEILKALTILENDVMYGTTPLPEALENLSYKVCSPLSSFTEAIANRLTKGNVESVHQGAVEEFKGLDKEFYLNKDDKKIMEDFFKSLGESGVYGQEKIFFLAIEGIRMNLNDADDSAKKNIKLYRYLGMCLGAMIIIFII
- the spoIIIAA gene encoding stage III sporulation protein AA; this translates as MIGEEEIVAIFPLKIGELLRERLLNEQIHEFRLKIGQPILVYSKYGESIVNYFPTKEDMKSMIQRISSYSLYAYEEDIRQGFITIKGGHRIGIAGECVMEKGEVKTIRNISSINVRICREVIGCSDKVMKYIASSHRIYNTIVISPPKCGKTTILRDIARNISNGVSSLGLNGRKVVVIDERSEIGACHFGVPQSDLGIRTDVLDNCLKREGLIMAIRSLSPEVLICDEIGTKGDIEALIMAFNSGVNIITTIHGFTIEDLYKRKVLGDLLDNEILERVIILSNRNGVGTIEKVYSLKGGDNMCLN
- the efp gene encoding elongation factor P codes for the protein MITAGDIRKGVTFELDGQVFTVVEFLHVKPGKGAAFVRTKLRNVISGGVTDTTFNPTQKLQDVVIERKEMQYLYSDGELYYFMDQETYEQIPLNYEKVADAIRFLKENMFATIKFYKGEAFSVDAPNFVELLITESEPGVKGNTATNAMKPATLETGAVVNVPMFVNEGDTIRVDTRTGEYMERV
- a CDS encoding CD1247 N-terminal domain-containing protein, producing MEELSKEVENLKKSLSRIENKEYQEYFSNISSILELMTAKLEELTINQEAIEENIRFMDDDLSDIQDELFEELSIDELNDMEDEYKEINCAHCHKQIFIEQSALSNNEEIPCPYCNKNIKG
- the spoIIIAF gene encoding stage III sporulation protein AF; translated protein: MFIETLKSIVINLVTVLIFISAVELMAPDNKMKKYIKFVLGLILITAILNPILKFVSNGGRDVISNIKNYEEVFSREENEINSDNADTFTKDDNENSRKKAFVNNFNKNCDNLLRNKFKNEDFKSEVDCDIDFSNITFNVKKLKIGVADNKVNKVKKIVISDNSNENAKDENEKYTEIVNYISDELDISKDKIEVYPMKKDSN
- the spoIIIAD gene encoding stage III sporulation protein AD, which encodes MLILKIVALAFTALFILVLIRRSGSEIGPLLCIGASALILLIMIEPLKEIVDFIKEIADKANIDTVYIGIVLKILAIAYIASFSSALCKDANADSLATQIDFSGKIMILLLAIPILMAVLNSILQIM
- the spoIIIAC gene encoding stage III sporulation protein AC, producing MHDISILFKIGGAGILLVVLDKVLTSSGKAEIAAITNIAGVVIILLMIVSLIGDLFGTVKTMFVM